In Pelodictyon luteolum DSM 273, the genomic stretch GACCATCGCAAGCGTGATGTGGCCGGCAGGGGTATGATCAGTCTCGGGGGTTTCAACATCGTGGCTTGCGGTCCGGGCACCAAGCTTGATGACGGCAAGGTACTCCTTGTCGAGCCCTTCGAGCGAAGCAATCTCTTTGGTCTTTCTGCCGGTTGCAAGAATGAGGAGCCCAGTGGCCTTCGGGTCAAGCGTGCCTGAGTGGCCCACCTTCCGTTTCAGGCCGCCCCGCTTGTAGGTGTTGCGGATCTTGGCGACGACATCGAACGAGGTCCAGTCGAGCGGTTTATCAAGGAGCAGGAACTCCCCCGCTTCCGGGACCCCTTTCGTGCTGGTGTGTTCTGCTTCCATTATCGGATTGCCCCCGAAGGGGGCCCTCAGGCGTTGTCCCCGTCGTCCTTGCGGACCGAGCGGAGCAGTTCCTCGATGCGGTTGGCCTGCTCGAAAAGCCGGTCCTCGAAAAACTCCAGTTCAGGGATGCGGCGGAACTGGTGGCGGATCCTGGTGGAAAGGATATGGCGGATGTTCTTGGTCTCATCCCGCAGGAACTCCATCGCAGCCGTCCGCTGTTCCTCCGACCCGATAATGGATACATAGGCCCGTGCCAGACCGAGGTCAGCGGTGACTTTCACATCAACCACGGTCAGCAGCGGTCCGCCGCGCGGATACTCCTTCTCAAGGATGGCTCCCAGCTCCTGCTGCAGGAGCGAAGCAACTTTCTCGGTTCGTCTCGACATGCCGTACTGCTGCAGTTCAGAGTTTGCGTTTCTTCTCGACGATGCGGTAGGCTTCCACCACGTCGCCGACCTTGATATCGTCATAGTTCTTAAGCCCCACGCCGCACTCATAGCCGGCATCGACCTCTTTCACGTCATCCTTGAAGCGCCGGAGCGTATCGAGCATGCCATCGTAAATCTGGACACCGTCGCGCAGCAGGCGTACCTTTGCGTCGCGAAGGATCTTGCCCTCGAGCACGTGGCAGCCGCCGACGTTGCCGACCTTCGGCACCCTGAACACCTGGCGGATTTCCAGCGAGCCGAGGCTCTCCTCGTGCAGTTCGGGGGAAAGCATGCCCTCGAGCGCCTTTTCGACATCCTCGAGCACATGGTAGATGACACTGTAGAAGCGGACGTCAAGGTCCTCCTTCTCGGCCAGTTTCTTGGCGTTGACGTTCGGACGGACCCTGAAGCCGATGATGATGGCGTCGGAGGCAGCTGCAAGCAGCACGTCGGTTTCGGTGATCTGGCCCACACCCTGGTGGATGATCTGTACCTTGACCTCCTCGTTCTGGATCTTCATCAGCCCGTCTGCAAGTGCCTGGATGGAACCGTCGGTATCGGCCTTGATGATGACGCTGAGCTCCTTCATCAGACCCTCCTTGATCTGGCGGGCGATGCTGTCGAGCTTCACGCGGGTGCTGCGGCGGAACTCATGCTCGCGGCGGATGATCTGGCGCTTCTGGGCAAGATCACGGGCCTCTTTGTCGGAAGCCATCACCGTCAGCACGTCACCGGCCTGCGGCAGGTCCTCGAAGCCGAGCACACTTACCGGCTGCGAAGGACCGGCACTCGGGATGCGCTTGCCGCGCTCATCCATCAGCGCCCGGACCTTGCCCATGATGTTGCCGGCAACGAACGGGTCGCCGACCTTCAGGTATCCGCGCTGCACGAGCACCGCGGATATGACGCCCTTGCCCTTGTCAAGCTCACTCTCGACGATGACGCCGGTAGCGGGAACATCTTTCGAGAAGTTGCCCTTCAGTTCGCGCATTTCAGCCTCGGTAAGCACCTTCTCCATGAGCTCCTCGATGCCGAGGCCTTTCTTGGCTGAAATCTCCTGGCACTGGCTTTCGCCACCCCACTCCTCGACGAGCACGCCGGCCTCGGAGAGCTGGGTCTTGATCTTCTCTGGGTTGGCCTCCGGCTTGTCCATCTTGTTGATGGCCACCACAATCGGCACTCCTGCCGCCTTGGCATGGTTGATTGCCTCGATGGTCTGCGGCATGACGCTGTCATCTGCCGCCACAACGAGGATGACGATATCCGTCACCTGGGCGCCGCGGGCTCGCATGGCGGTAAAGGCTTCATGGCCCGGGGTGTCGAGGAAGGTGATCTTGCGTCCGTTCGATGCCGTGACTTCATAAGCCGCCACATGCTGGGTGATGCCGCCGGATTCACCGGCCACCACGTTGCTGTTGCGGATGTAGTCGAGCAGCGAGGTCTTTCCATGATCGACATGGCCCATGATGGTGACCACCGGGGGACGGGTCTCGAGATCCTCGTCACGGTCCACCACCGCTTCGACAGCCGTGGCCTCGACTTCGGAGATGAACTCGGCCTCAAAACCAAACTCGAGCGCGATGAGCTCGATCGACTCTTTGTCAAGCCGCTGGTTGATGGTCACGAACTTGCCGAGAGCGAAACACTTCTGGATGATGTCCTTGGCCGTAACGCCCATCAGCTCCGCCAGCTCGTGCGGAGAAGCGTACTCGGTAACCCGCATGATCTGCTGTTCGGATTCGCGGAGCAGGTCTGCCTCCTCCTGCTCACGCTCACGCTCCATTTTGCGCTGCTTGCGGAACTTCGAGCGCGAGCCGGTGCCGGAGCTGTCGTCCATGCCACTGATGGTGGTACGGATGTTTGCCGAAATGACCTTGTCGTCAACGGCGGGTTTCTTTTTCTTCCCTTTCTTCTTGCCTACGCCGAACCCTTCCGGCTGCACACCGGCGACCGGTTTCTTCTTCGGCACACCGTCCTCATCGAGGGTGGTTGAGCTCGGGGTTTCGAACTCATCTTTGAGTGCGACGGCCTGTTCACGGAAATTCTTTTTCTTGCCCTTCTTCTTACGATCGGCCTCGCTCTGCATGTCGAGGGTGCCGAGCACCGTCAGACCGCCAATGTTCTTCGGTGCGTCGTATGATACAATCTGGTCGTTGGGAACGGCCTCCACGACCGCCACCACC encodes the following:
- the rbfA gene encoding 30S ribosome-binding factor RbfA, which encodes MSRRTEKVASLLQQELGAILEKEYPRGGPLLTVVDVKVTADLGLARAYVSIIGSEEQRTAAMEFLRDETKNIRHILSTRIRHQFRRIPELEFFEDRLFEQANRIEELLRSVRKDDGDNA
- the infB gene encoding translation initiation factor IF-2, which translates into the protein MAVEDMDKKYRISDIARELQVSPQEVLRFVKEGGAKVASTSSMVDSEMRGLIFAEFSNEKKMVDETRKIRAEKQLRLTRLEEQSRRAVEKEQILRETLTPSPAPPVHEPPVRAAAQPAPVPVAAGEAPSPLAPETPAPATESAPAVAPAGVPAAEPVSEALSAPLPEPVPEPVPEPPAPEVVAVVEAVPNDQIVSYDAPKNIGGLTVLGTLDMQSEADRKKKGKKKNFREQAVALKDEFETPSSTTLDEDGVPKKKPVAGVQPEGFGVGKKKGKKKKPAVDDKVISANIRTTISGMDDSSGTGSRSKFRKQRKMEREREQEEADLLRESEQQIMRVTEYASPHELAELMGVTAKDIIQKCFALGKFVTINQRLDKESIELIALEFGFEAEFISEVEATAVEAVVDRDEDLETRPPVVTIMGHVDHGKTSLLDYIRNSNVVAGESGGITQHVAAYEVTASNGRKITFLDTPGHEAFTAMRARGAQVTDIVILVVAADDSVMPQTIEAINHAKAAGVPIVVAINKMDKPEANPEKIKTQLSEAGVLVEEWGGESQCQEISAKKGLGIEELMEKVLTEAEMRELKGNFSKDVPATGVIVESELDKGKGVISAVLVQRGYLKVGDPFVAGNIMGKVRALMDERGKRIPSAGPSQPVSVLGFEDLPQAGDVLTVMASDKEARDLAQKRQIIRREHEFRRSTRVKLDSIARQIKEGLMKELSVIIKADTDGSIQALADGLMKIQNEEVKVQIIHQGVGQITETDVLLAAASDAIIIGFRVRPNVNAKKLAEKEDLDVRFYSVIYHVLEDVEKALEGMLSPELHEESLGSLEIRQVFRVPKVGNVGGCHVLEGKILRDAKVRLLRDGVQIYDGMLDTLRRFKDDVKEVDAGYECGVGLKNYDDIKVGDVVEAYRIVEKKRKL